One window of Pocillopora verrucosa isolate sample1 chromosome 9, ASM3666991v2, whole genome shotgun sequence genomic DNA carries:
- the LOC131786822 gene encoding multiple epidermal growth factor-like domains protein 6 — protein MNSLRKIVIRLVVILYVLVECLGFDGSCCQHGCINTLGGIRCICRRGFRLVNRCQCRDFNECTVRNGMCQQRCINAFGSYRCECANGYVRALGNPRRCVDLDECKMGISGCSQGCQNTVGSFRCFCRRTGYVLDSDQRSCKVSQIFTALPTKSPEIIEDTSIAHRKDLQGIQACPPGYIGPGCRMTCDDCQNGARCDIRIGQCLCSPGWTGILCNDSCPGERFGKDCKFKCLCKNDAQCNKVTGACSCRPGFLGDLCDETCPTGFYGEGCKQKCTCVHMEPCHPVTGTCQCDPGFFGAHCSKGCPSGSFGAACREKCKCLADHTERCDPKDGTCDCKPGYLGKRCSNKCPDGTYGKYCLRRCNCPEAVRCDHVHGKCDVTCPAGLTGPNCQKVCAQGTFGHGCSQRCQCSGGVTCDPVTGSCICPMGKMGSRCDEVCPEGRFGFNCDQVCDCAEGIKCDAMSGACVCADGRTGRRCDRFCPAGTYGRKCLNKCQCAGRSRCDPVSGECICPAGRTGTRCEKACEQGTFGKKCRSRCNCDPGSRCHPVSGRCICPKGKTGNKCDTVCPKGSYGNRCAQRCRCLEDARCDPVEGTCKCPAGRTGKYCKEMCPQDTFGTDCSQRCDCVNSSCAPDTGECRCPAGTTGPRCNEACPQGYFGQNCSQSCGCHGNSSCDPVTGRCHCRCEHNATCDNVTGSCVCAPGWIGETCEKRCPEGFYGVNCSNSCSCPVKASCDHVTGSCICQAGRFGKECDKGCQKGFFGENCNRRCNCTGYERCDAVTGECKRVCPSGRHGADCSLRCSCPPSVMCDPYTAECLCEPGSHGKTCRKSCRRGTYGRNCKFNCTCSENSECDPQTGKCRCDAGWIGSQCEHVCPSGTFGPGCRQKCSCYNGVCDHVNGKCHCHPGYQGVNCEKVCRRGFFGQDCQFECTCQNDAICDNINGKCHCGLGWTGTNCEKECSSRNYGLNCEQRCKCRNRGGCDKITGCCLCPPGWYGDRCQYRCPPDRYGAYCTKHCTCMNGGSCDPRTGQCFCAPGWSGRDCTKRCPMGRYGFECLLLCSCANSSFCDAATGQCKCPSGRTGSDCDQVCRGKYGPGCLLGCSCGQGGLCDPLTGKCKCRPGWTGPECRQETPIEKAPFSDDHLFTINLL, from the exons ATGAATTCTCTTCGTAAGATCGTCATAAGGCTTGTGGTAATTCTTTACGTCTTGGTGGAATGTTTAGGATTCGACGGATCTTGTTGCCAGCATGGATGTATAAACACTCTAGGAGGAATTCGTTGTATCTGTAGAAGAGGATTCAGGCTTGTGAATCGCTGCCAATGCAGAG ATTTTAATGAGTGCACAGTGCGGAACGGAATGTGTCAACAACGCTGCATCAATGCTTTTGGATCCTACAG GTGCGAATGTGCAAATGGTTACGTACGCGCGCTTGGGAATCCACGACGATGTGTAGACTTGGATGAGTGTAAGATG GGCATTTCTGGTTGTAGTCAAGGCTGTCAAAATACTGTCGGCTCTTTTCGATGTTTTTGTCGCCGAACAGGTTATGTTTTAGATTCAGATCAAAGATCTTGCAAAG TGTCACAAATTTTCACTGCGCTTCCAACTAAAAGTCCCGAAATCATTGAAGACACCAGCATTGCACACCGGAAAGACTTACAGGGAATCCAAG ccTGTCCTCCGGGGTACATCGGTCCTGGCTGTCGTATGACATGTGACGACTGTCAAAATGGTGCGCGGTGTGACATTAGAATTGGACAATGTCTTTGCTCCCCGGGTTGGACTGGAATTTTATGCAATGATT CATGTCCGGGGGAAAGATTTGGAAAGGACTGTAAATTTAAATGCTTGTGTAAAAATGATGCGCAGTGCAATAAAGTGACTGGTGCATGTTCTTGTCGACCAGGATTCCTGGGAGACCTGTGTGATGAAA CTTGTCCTACCGGTTTCTATGGAGAAGGATGTAAGCAGAAGTGCACATGTGTTCACATGGAACCTTGCCATCCGGTAACTGGCACGTGTCAGTGTGACCCAGGATTCTTTGGGGCCCACTGCTCTAAAG GGTGCCCCTCAGGGTCCTTTGGAGCAGCGTGCAGAGAAAAATGCAAGTGCCTGGCTGATCATACAGAAAGGTGCGACCCTAAGGATGGAACATGTGACTGTAAGCCTGGTTATCTAGGCAAACGCTGCTCAAACA AATGCCCTGATGGAACTTATGGCAAATACTGCCTAAGAAGATGCAACTGCCCTGAAGCTGTGCGTTGCGATCACGTGCACGGCAAGTGTGATGTCACGTGTCCAGCGGGCCTGACTGGACCAAATTGTCAGAAAG TATGCGCCCAAGGTACTTTTGGTCATGGATGCAGTCAGCGATGTCAGTGCAGTGGTGGTGTGACATGTGACCCCGTGACTGGTTCCTGCATTTGTCCCATGGGAAAAATGGGATCCAGGTGTGACGAAG TATGCCCCGAGGGCCGGTTCGGTTTTAACTGTGACCAAGTTTGCGACTGCGCAGAAGGAATCAAGTGTGACGCCATGTCAGGAGCGTGCGTATGTGCTGACGGAAGAACCGGCAGGCGTTGCGACCGAT TCTGTCCAGCGGGAACATATGGACGCAAGTGTCTCAACAAATGCCAATGCGCTGGTAGATCCCGTTGTGATCCAGTCAGCGGTGAATGTATCTGCCCTGCGGGAAGGACTGGAACTAGGTGTGAGAAGG CCTGTGAGCAAGGAACGTTTGGAAAAAAGTGTAGAAGTCGCTGTAACTGTGACCCTGGCTCTCGTTGCCATCCGGTCAGCGGGAGGTGTATTTGTCCGAAAGGGAAGACTGGGAACAAATGTGACACAG TTTGTCCAAAAGGTTCATATGGTAACAGGTGTGCTCAACGGTGTCGCTGTCTTGAGGATGCACGATGTGATCCAGTGGAAGGGACCTGTAAATGTCCTGCGGGAAGGACTGGGAAATACTGCAAAGAGA TGTGCCCTCAAGACACCTTCGGAACCGATTGTAGTCAGCGGTGCGATTGTGTCAACAGCTCATGTGCTCCTGATACTGGAGAATGTCGGTGTCCGGCTGGAACAACGGGACCGAGATGCAATGAAG CTTGCCCTCAAGGTTACTTTGGACAGAATTGCAGTCAGTCATGTGGTTGTCATGGAAACTCGTCATGCGATCCTGTGACTGGCAGGTGTCATTGTAGATGCGAGCACAACGCAACCTGTGATAACGTAACAGGATCTTGTGTCTGCGCACCTGGTTGGATCGGCGAGACATGTGAGAAAA gATGTCCTGAAGGATTTTATGGAGTGAACTGTAGCAATTCATGTTCTTGTCCTGTAAAAGCCTCATGTGATCATGTGACCGGAAGTTGTATTTGTCAGGCTGGCCGGTTTGGAAAGGAATGCGATAAAG GTTGTCAGAAGGGTTTCTTCGGCGAAAATTGCAATAGAAGATGTAATTGCACCGGATATGAAAGGTGCGACGCTGTGACAGGCGAATGTAAACGAG TTTGTCCTTCTGGTAGACACGGTGCTGACTGCTCGCTTAGATGCAGCTGCCCTCCTTCAGTGATGTGTGATCCATACACAGCAGAATGTTTATGTGAACCTGGAAGTCACGGAAAAACATGCCGAAAGT CCTGTCGCAGGGGTACATATGGCCGCAACTGCAAGTTTAACTGCACTTGCTCAGAGAATTCCGAGTGCGACCCTCAGACTGGGAAGTGCCGATGTGACGCAGGCTGGATAGGAAGTCAGTGTGAACACG tTTGTCCATCGGGAACGTTCGGCCCTGGTTGCCGGCAGAAATGTTCTTGCTACAACGGTGTCTGTGATCACGTGAACGGGAAATGCCATTGTCATCCGGGATACCAAGGAGTGAATTGCGAGAAAG TGTGCCGCCGTGGTTTCTTTGGACAAGATTGTCAGTTTGAGTGTACGTGCCAGAATGATGCCATCTGTGACAACATAAATGGTAAATGTCATTGTGGATTGGGATGGACTGGGACCAACTGCGAAAAAG AATGCTCTTCTAGGAATTATGGTCTGAACTGTGAACAAAGATGTAAGTGTAGAAACAGAGGAGGATGTGATAAGATCACTGGCTGTTGTCTTTGCCCTCCAGGGTGGTATGGGGACAGATGTCAATATC GTTGCCCTCCTGACCGATATGGCGCATACTGTACTAAACACTGCACCTGTATGAATGGTGGGTCATGTGATCCAAGAACGGGACAGTGCTTCTGTGCTCCGGGGTGGTCTGGGAGAGACTGCACCAAAC GATGTCCTATGGGGCGATATGGCTTTGAATGTTTGCTCCTTTGCTCATGCGCTAACTCATCTTTTTGTGATGCTGCTACTGGACAGTGCAAGTGTCCGAGCGGGCGGACTGGTAGCGATTGTGATCAGG TTTGTAGAGGGAAGTATGGTCCCGGTTGTTTATTGGGCTGCTCCTGTGGCCAGGGAGGCCTGTGTGATCCGCTGACCGGAAAATGCAAGTGCCGTCCTGGATGGACTGGACCCGAGTGCAGACAAG AAACTCCCATAGAAAAGGCACCTTTCAGCGACGATCACTTGTTTACAATCAACCTGCTTTGA
- the LOC131786857 gene encoding L-amino-acid oxidase, translating into MLASCSSECKDLSGESFCVHYKKLCTTNVNVKQACRKTCGLCATPMDCDVAIVGGGLAGLYMAESLLRHKKETKVCVFERDVRLGGRIFDYVFPQVPDEVVGLGAWRIDMAHYNMRNILNRLNIPHKDWNFYSNPRTETRGFFARDEHEIKRKSFPALTQGKFKDMTCSQMLDYLLRKEHVDKVHNFATFETFQKHYLTPEGSRFYFDVFGYDGDLDGSPEGVVEFYEQLAALTGKEIRPLRGMSAFIEALAKSARGLGTKIFTGDNHKILSIDKQTNQFVLKTSQYEVSVGKLVVAAPPGAFGSVSGSVAEQIQRAPEFQSILPRPAFKGAAVYPTAWWEEITNVKDKLYPMERFLSNSDCLGWTLPHSGSGRNGEAVLHVAYTDGVCGEKWGEILKLPKDVMDREIHRALEYKFNRKIPKPLSTVYQYWNEGAWYLQKPGSRVSMKQVTQWAKRPIAGEEIYVIGSAYYPYRGYSEGAIMSANNALNDGWKIPIPSPPQQQYAPKGFADVNWKNIR; encoded by the exons ATGTTAGCTTCTTGCTCTTCAGAATGCAAAGACTTGAGCGGAGAGAGTTTCTGTGTACACTACAAGAAACTTTGCACAACAAATGTGAATGTCAAACAAGCCTGCAGGAAGACCTGCGGACTCT GTGCGACCCCAATGGATTGTGATGTCGCCATAGTCGGTGGAGGTCTGGCGGGACTTTACATGGCGGAATCACTGCTGAGACacaagaaggaaacaaaagtgTGTGTTTTTGAGAGAGATGTTCGTCTTGGTGGAAGAATCTTCGATTATGTATTTCCTCAAGTACCAGATGAAGTAGTAG GTCTCGGAGCATGGAGAATCGATATGGCTCACTACAACATGAG gAATATCCTCAACAGACTAAACATTCCTCACAAAGACTGGAACTTTTACTCAAATCCTCGAACAGAAACTAGAGGTTTCTTCGCACGGGACGAGcatgaaatcaaaagaaaatcattcCCGGCTCTAACTCAAGGAAAATTCAAAGACATGACTTGTTCGCAAATGTTGGACTATCTACTCAGAAAAGAACATGTCGATAAAGTCCACAATTTCGCAACGTTCGAAACATTCCAGAAGCACTATTTAACACCTGAAGGTTCCAGGTTTTATTTCGACGTTTTTGGGTATGATGGAGACCTTGACGGTAGTCCAGAAGGCGTGGTAGAATTCTACGAACAACTAGCTGCACTTACAGGAAAAGAGATTCGTCCTTTAAGAGGGATGTCGGCATTCATCGAGGCTTTGGCCAAATCGGCAAGAGGTCTGGGCACAAAAATTTTCACGGGTGATAACCACAAGATTCTATCaatagacaaacaaacaaaccagtTCGTCCTTAAAACTTCACAATACGAAGTAAGCGTTGGGAAATTAGTTGTGGCTGCTCCTCCGGGTGCGTTTGGAAGTGTCAGCGGCAGCGTAGCGGAACAGATTCAGCGTGCACCAGAATTTCAGTCCATCCTACCCCGCCCAGCATTTAAGGGGGCTGCAGTGTACCCCACGGCGTGGTGGGAAGAAATCACGAATGTGAAGGACAAGTTGTATCCTATGGAGAGATTTTTATCCAACAGTGATTGTCTTGGATGGACGTTACCACATAG CGGGAGCGGTCGAAATGGTGAGGCAGTTCTTCACGTAGCTTACACGGACGGTGTTTGTGGCGAAAAATGGGGCGAGATCCTCAAATTACCAAAAGACGTCATGGACCGAGAAATTCACCGCGCCTTGGAATACAAGTTTAACAGAAAAATCCCCAAACCTCTGAGCACAGTGTATCAGTATTGGAACGAAGGTGCATG gTACTTACAGAAACCTGGAAGCCGCGTTTCCATGAAGCAAGTCACCCAATGGGCAAAGAGACCTATTGCAGGAGAGGAGATCTACGTTATTGGTAGCGCATATTATCCCTATCGGGGGTACTCTGAGGGTGCTATCATGTCGGCCAACAATGCTCTGAACGATGGTTGGAAAATACCTATACCCAGTCCTCCGCAACAGCAGTACGCGCCAAAAGGTTTCGCGGATGTAAATTGGAAGAATATAAGATAA
- the LOC131786878 gene encoding methylenetetrahydrofolate reductase (NADPH)-like isoform X2, translating to MSQQASERESKPEKLIDTIRHKIEKNEQFFSLEFYPPKTFNGATNLMAILGRLHEQCTPLFCDITWKPSQDPMSDKCQSEPSTLLVSAAMIDVYGQNIMIHIPSGNTTRSQVLEHLNRAKNLGIKSVLAVRGDESYGEDMTPKEDGFDYTVDLVKFIKSEFGDHFTIGVVGYLMASSDVHSYEEDLKHLKAEVDAGADLIITQMFFEVKTFLKFVDDCQRYGINVPIIPALFPIQNFNSLRQLKRQSRVEIPQWLLDKLAPMKDDTTAVMNYGIKYSTEMCKQLFESGHVHGVHFYTLNRETSITEILEKIGMSHKEDELDSASMRRLPWMPSPAQARRGQMELVRPIFWTSRPRSYMIRTSNWDEFPNGRWGDSSAASFGELKDYHLVLLGTNKSKEELLNMWGRELNSPEDVFEVFVCYLNGNENRHGYKVKELPWNQDELAAETLPFVDKLAHINRHGILTINSQPNVNGAPSTDPVSGWGRPGGYVFQKAYLEFFTSEEIAMCLHEVLQDYPTVNYHIVNFSGKEDVTNANVYSSNAVTWGVFPGSEILQPTVVDPIAFQFWKDEAFALWKHQWGHIYPDKSRSRGIIDTIHDTYYLINLVDNDYVAGNILFDILDIVLKKLGKI from the exons ATGTCACAACAGGCAAGTGAAAGGGAATCAAAGCCTGAAAAACTTATTGATACTATCAGGCATAAAATAGAGAAGAATGAACAGTTCTTTTCCTTGGAGTTTTATCCACCAAAGACCTTCAATGGAGCAACCAACCTCATGGCAATACTTGGAAGATTACATGAACAGTGTACTCCTCTCTTTTGTGACATCACTTGGAAACCATCTCAAGACCCTATGTCAGACAAGTGTCAGTCAGAGCCTAGCACACTGTTAGTTTCGGCAGCAATGATTGATGTATATGGACAAAATATTATGATTCACATCCCATCAGGAAACACAACAAGAAGTCAGGTGTTGGAGCATCTTAATCGAGCTAAAAATCTTGGTATTAAAAGTGTTCTTGCAGTGAGAGGAG ATGAAAGCTATGGTGAGGACATGACACCAAAAGAAGATGGATTTGACTACACTGTGGACCTGgttaaatttatcaaaagtGAATTTGGAGACCACTTCACAATAGGAGTGGTAG GTTATTTGATGGCCTCCTCTGACGTTCACAGTTATGAAGAAGACTTAAAACATCTTAAAGCCGAGGTTGATGCCGGTGCAGACCTTATCATTACACAAATgttctttgaagttaaaactTTCCTTAAGTTTGTTGACGATTGCCAGAGATATGGAATAAATGTTCCCATTATACCAGCCCTTTTTCCAATACAG AACTTTAACTCATTGCGGCAACTGAAACGGCAATCCCGCGTAGAGATACCACAGTGGCTGTTGGACAAACTGGCTCCAATGAAAGATGACACCACTGCCGTCATGAATTACGGCATCAAATACTCCACAGAGATGTGTAAACAGCTGTTTGAAAGCGGCCACGTCCATGGTGTACATTTCTATACGTTGAACAGGGAGACCTCTATCACAGAAATTCTGGAAAAGATTGGAATGTCGCACAAGGAGGACGAACTGGATTCCGCTTCTATGCGGAGACTGCCTTGGATGCCGAGCCCCGCCCAAGCAAGGAGGGGCCAAATGGAGCTAGTGCGTCCGATTTTTTGGACCTCTAGACCTCGAAGTTACATGATCCGTACTTCAAACTGGGACGAGTTCCCCAACGGGAGGTGGGGAGATTCTAGCGCAGCGTCATTTGGAGAATTGAAGGATTATCATTTGGTGCTGCTGGGTACAAACAAGAGTAAAGAGGAACTGTTGAACATGTGGGGACGCGAGTTGAACAGCCCTGAGGACGTGTTTGAAGTGTTTGTGTGCTATTTGAATGGAAATGAAAACAGACATGGGTACAAG GTAAAGGAACTACCATGGAATCAGGATGAACTAGCAGCAGAAACATTGCCTTTTGTCGATAAACTCGCCCATATCAACAGACACGGAATACTCACGATCAACAGCCAGCCAAACGTGAATGGTGCACCTTCCACAGACCCCGTGTCGGGATGGGGGCGTCCGGGCGGATACGTTTTTCAAAAG GCTTATTTGGAGTTCTTTACCAGTGAAGAAATAGCAATGTGCCTTCATGAAGTCCTTCAAGACTATCCTACCGTTAATTATCACATTGTGAACTTCTCG GGAAAGGAAGACGTGACAAATGCGAATGTGTACTCTTCCAATGCTGTTACTTGGGGCGTGTTTCCAGGATCAGAGATTCTTCAACCGACTGTAGTGGATCCTATTGCTTTCCAGTTTTGGAAG gACGAGGCGTTTGCTCTCTGGAAGCATCAGTGGGGACATATTTATCCCGATAAATCTCGTTCACGTGGGATAATCGACACCATTCATGATACTTATTATCTTATTAACCTGGTTGACAATGATTATGTGGCTGGAAATATCTTATTTGATATTCTGGACATCGTGTTGAAAAAACTGGGCAAAATATGA
- the LOC131786878 gene encoding methylenetetrahydrofolate reductase (NADPH)-like isoform X1: protein MSQQASERESKPEKLIDTIRHKIEKNEQFFSLEFYPPKTFNGATNLMAILGRLHEQCTPLFCDITWKPSQDPMSDKCQSEPSTLLVSAAMIDVYGQNIMIHIPSGNTTRSQVLEHLNRAKNLGIKSVLAVRGADESYGEDMTPKEDGFDYTVDLVKFIKSEFGDHFTIGVVGYLMASSDVHSYEEDLKHLKAEVDAGADLIITQMFFEVKTFLKFVDDCQRYGINVPIIPALFPIQNFNSLRQLKRQSRVEIPQWLLDKLAPMKDDTTAVMNYGIKYSTEMCKQLFESGHVHGVHFYTLNRETSITEILEKIGMSHKEDELDSASMRRLPWMPSPAQARRGQMELVRPIFWTSRPRSYMIRTSNWDEFPNGRWGDSSAASFGELKDYHLVLLGTNKSKEELLNMWGRELNSPEDVFEVFVCYLNGNENRHGYKVKELPWNQDELAAETLPFVDKLAHINRHGILTINSQPNVNGAPSTDPVSGWGRPGGYVFQKAYLEFFTSEEIAMCLHEVLQDYPTVNYHIVNFSGKEDVTNANVYSSNAVTWGVFPGSEILQPTVVDPIAFQFWKDEAFALWKHQWGHIYPDKSRSRGIIDTIHDTYYLINLVDNDYVAGNILFDILDIVLKKLGKI, encoded by the exons ATGTCACAACAGGCAAGTGAAAGGGAATCAAAGCCTGAAAAACTTATTGATACTATCAGGCATAAAATAGAGAAGAATGAACAGTTCTTTTCCTTGGAGTTTTATCCACCAAAGACCTTCAATGGAGCAACCAACCTCATGGCAATACTTGGAAGATTACATGAACAGTGTACTCCTCTCTTTTGTGACATCACTTGGAAACCATCTCAAGACCCTATGTCAGACAAGTGTCAGTCAGAGCCTAGCACACTGTTAGTTTCGGCAGCAATGATTGATGTATATGGACAAAATATTATGATTCACATCCCATCAGGAAACACAACAAGAAGTCAGGTGTTGGAGCATCTTAATCGAGCTAAAAATCTTGGTATTAAAAGTGTTCTTGCAGTGAGAGGAG CAGATGAAAGCTATGGTGAGGACATGACACCAAAAGAAGATGGATTTGACTACACTGTGGACCTGgttaaatttatcaaaagtGAATTTGGAGACCACTTCACAATAGGAGTGGTAG GTTATTTGATGGCCTCCTCTGACGTTCACAGTTATGAAGAAGACTTAAAACATCTTAAAGCCGAGGTTGATGCCGGTGCAGACCTTATCATTACACAAATgttctttgaagttaaaactTTCCTTAAGTTTGTTGACGATTGCCAGAGATATGGAATAAATGTTCCCATTATACCAGCCCTTTTTCCAATACAG AACTTTAACTCATTGCGGCAACTGAAACGGCAATCCCGCGTAGAGATACCACAGTGGCTGTTGGACAAACTGGCTCCAATGAAAGATGACACCACTGCCGTCATGAATTACGGCATCAAATACTCCACAGAGATGTGTAAACAGCTGTTTGAAAGCGGCCACGTCCATGGTGTACATTTCTATACGTTGAACAGGGAGACCTCTATCACAGAAATTCTGGAAAAGATTGGAATGTCGCACAAGGAGGACGAACTGGATTCCGCTTCTATGCGGAGACTGCCTTGGATGCCGAGCCCCGCCCAAGCAAGGAGGGGCCAAATGGAGCTAGTGCGTCCGATTTTTTGGACCTCTAGACCTCGAAGTTACATGATCCGTACTTCAAACTGGGACGAGTTCCCCAACGGGAGGTGGGGAGATTCTAGCGCAGCGTCATTTGGAGAATTGAAGGATTATCATTTGGTGCTGCTGGGTACAAACAAGAGTAAAGAGGAACTGTTGAACATGTGGGGACGCGAGTTGAACAGCCCTGAGGACGTGTTTGAAGTGTTTGTGTGCTATTTGAATGGAAATGAAAACAGACATGGGTACAAG GTAAAGGAACTACCATGGAATCAGGATGAACTAGCAGCAGAAACATTGCCTTTTGTCGATAAACTCGCCCATATCAACAGACACGGAATACTCACGATCAACAGCCAGCCAAACGTGAATGGTGCACCTTCCACAGACCCCGTGTCGGGATGGGGGCGTCCGGGCGGATACGTTTTTCAAAAG GCTTATTTGGAGTTCTTTACCAGTGAAGAAATAGCAATGTGCCTTCATGAAGTCCTTCAAGACTATCCTACCGTTAATTATCACATTGTGAACTTCTCG GGAAAGGAAGACGTGACAAATGCGAATGTGTACTCTTCCAATGCTGTTACTTGGGGCGTGTTTCCAGGATCAGAGATTCTTCAACCGACTGTAGTGGATCCTATTGCTTTCCAGTTTTGGAAG gACGAGGCGTTTGCTCTCTGGAAGCATCAGTGGGGACATATTTATCCCGATAAATCTCGTTCACGTGGGATAATCGACACCATTCATGATACTTATTATCTTATTAACCTGGTTGACAATGATTATGTGGCTGGAAATATCTTATTTGATATTCTGGACATCGTGTTGAAAAAACTGGGCAAAATATGA